The following are from one region of the Streptomyces rubrogriseus genome:
- a CDS encoding SDR family oxidoreductase, whose amino-acid sequence MVEAVQDAGVVVTGAGGGIGAALARRFAAEGARVVVNDLDAARAKDVADEIGGIAVPGDASAIVAEARAALGGTVDVYCANAGVGSEGSQAAEEAVWALAWDVNVMAHVRAAHELLPDWLERGSGRFVSTVSAAGLLTMIGAAPYSVTKHGAYAFAEWLSLTYRHRGIKVHAICPQGVRTDMLASSGSAGDLVLRPTAIEPADVADALFQGIEEDRFLILPHPEVAGYYQARAADPDRWLHGMNRLQRQWEETTAR is encoded by the coding sequence ATGGTGGAAGCCGTCCAGGATGCCGGAGTCGTCGTCACCGGGGCGGGAGGCGGCATCGGGGCCGCGCTGGCCCGCCGCTTCGCCGCCGAGGGAGCCAGGGTCGTCGTCAACGACCTGGACGCCGCCCGGGCGAAGGACGTCGCCGACGAGATCGGCGGCATCGCGGTCCCCGGCGACGCCTCGGCGATCGTCGCCGAGGCCCGTGCGGCACTGGGCGGCACAGTCGACGTGTACTGCGCCAACGCGGGCGTCGGGTCGGAGGGTTCGCAGGCCGCGGAGGAGGCCGTCTGGGCGCTCGCCTGGGACGTCAACGTCATGGCCCACGTGCGGGCGGCCCACGAGCTGCTCCCCGACTGGCTGGAGCGCGGCAGCGGCCGGTTCGTCTCCACCGTGTCGGCCGCCGGGCTGCTCACCATGATCGGGGCCGCCCCCTACAGCGTCACCAAGCACGGCGCGTACGCCTTCGCCGAGTGGCTGTCCCTGACCTACCGCCATCGCGGGATCAAGGTGCACGCCATCTGTCCGCAAGGGGTGCGCACCGACATGCTGGCCAGCAGCGGCAGCGCGGGCGACCTGGTCCTGCGGCCCACCGCGATCGAACCGGCGGACGTCGCGGACGCCCTGTTCCAGGGCATCGAGGAGGACCGCTTCCTGATCCTGCCGCACCCCGAGGTGGCCGGGTACTACCAGGCCCGGGCGGCCGACCCCGACCGGTGGCTGCACGGCATGAACCGGCTCCAGCGGCAGTGGGAGGAGACCACCGCCCGGTGA
- a CDS encoding TetR/AcrR family transcriptional regulator, with amino-acid sequence MPRTTDGDGTPVPQRLLAAATRLFAEQGYDRTSVQEIVEAAGVTKGALYHYFGSKDDLLHEVYARVLRLQQERLDAFADADEPVEKRVRDAAADVVVTTIENLDDASIFFRSMHQLSPEKNKQVRAERRRYHERFRALIEEGQRTGVFTKEIPADLVVDYHFGSIHHLSTWYRPDGPLSPQEVADHLADLLLRALRP; translated from the coding sequence GTGCCCAGGACCACGGACGGGGACGGCACTCCGGTGCCGCAGCGGCTCCTGGCCGCCGCCACCCGGCTCTTCGCCGAGCAGGGCTACGACCGCACCTCGGTACAGGAGATCGTCGAGGCGGCGGGCGTCACCAAGGGCGCGCTCTACCACTACTTCGGCTCCAAGGACGACCTCCTGCACGAGGTGTACGCGCGCGTGCTGCGCCTCCAGCAGGAACGCCTGGACGCCTTCGCGGACGCCGACGAGCCGGTCGAGAAGCGGGTGCGGGACGCGGCGGCCGACGTCGTCGTCACGACCATCGAGAACCTCGACGACGCGTCGATCTTCTTCCGCTCCATGCACCAGCTCAGCCCGGAGAAGAACAAACAGGTGCGCGCCGAGCGCCGGCGCTACCACGAGCGCTTCCGCGCGCTGATCGAGGAGGGACAGCGGACCGGCGTCTTCACCAAGGAGATCCCGGCCGACCTGGTGGTGGACTACCACTTCGGGTCCATCCACCACCTGTCCACCTGGTACCGCCCCGACGGCCCGCTCAGCCCGCAGGAGGTCGCCGACCACCTCGCCGACCTGCTGCTGCGCGCCCTGCGCCCTTGA